In Candidatus Eisenbacteria bacterium, the DNA window TCGATTCGCGCTACCCCGTCGTGCTCGAGTCCCCGAGCTACCGCGTCTACGACGTTCGCGCGGCGCAGAAGAAGTGAACCCCACCACCGCCGGGTGATGAGGAGCCGGGCATGAAGTCCGTCCTGCTTGCCTGCTGCGCGCTTCTGGCCACGTTCCACACCACGAGCGCCGCAGCCCAGTCCTCCCCGTCCGTCCCTCCAGGCTCCGCCCGGTCCGTCACCACTGCGGAGCGAAGCGCCTCCGAGATCGCGAAGGGCGTCTACGTCATCCGGCACCGGGACTCGCCGGACACGAACCCCCAGGGGAACACCACCGTGATCGTCGGCGACCGGGAGGCGCTCGTGGTCGATTCGGGATACCTGCCGTCGAGCACCCGCGAGGACATCGCGCAGATCCGCCGGTGGACCGCGCTGCCCGTGCGATACCTCGTCAACACCCACTGGCATCCCGATCACGTCCGGGGCAACGCTCTCTACGCCGACGCCTTCCCCGGGCTCGCGATCATCGCCCACACGTCGACTCCCGAGCTCGAGGAGGCGTACGACGTGCCGAATCGCGAGCGCTACGGGAAGCGCCTCGCGTCCATGGAGGACCAGCTGCGACGGGGAGTGGGGACGGACGGGAAGAAGCTCGGCGACGAGGCACGCCGGACGTTGACCCGGCAGGTCGAGGCGCGTCGGGCGGTGCTCCAGGAGTTCGGATCCTACGTGCCTCGGTACGCGAACGTCACCGTTCCCGGCGAGGTGACGATCGACCTCGGTGGCCGCTCGGTGCGGCTCTGGCATCCGGGACGGGGCCACTCGTCCGGCGACCTCGTTCTCTACCTGCCTCGCGAGCGGATTCTCGTCGCCGGCGATCTCGTCGCCTCGCCGGTCCCCTATTTCTTCGCGGGCTATCCCTACGAGCAGATCCCGGTGCTCGAGGAGCTGGCGGCCATGGACGTCGACGTCCTCGTGCCCGGGCATGGCGAGGTGATGCGCGACAAGGCCTACCTCAGGCGGACGATCGACCTGATGCGCGACGTTCGCGACCAGGTGGTCGCTGCCGTGCGCCGGATGGGCTCGCTCTCGGCGAAGCTCGAGGATGTCCGGAAGACCGTGAGCCTCGGCGCCTACGAGGCGGAGTTCGCCGGCGCCGATGAAGAAAGCCGCGAGTTCTTCCGGGAGTCCATGGACGGGCTGGTCCGGCTTCTCTTCGAGCAGATCCCGAAGTAGGCCGGGAAGTCCCATCCTGAGGCCTGTTTAGCGGCGCCAGCGGCCTCCCGGCGATCGGGGGGGGGCACGCACGCGGGCTCCACATCGCTTCTCAAGAGCCTCGGCCATCCGACCGATAACGGGTCCATCGTCGATCCACGCCGTTCCGGGGACGGAGGCCCGACATGTCGCTCCGGATTCGCTCCTCATGGCCCGCGCTTGCCGTCGCGGGACTTCTGATCGCTTCGCCGCTCCGTGCGTCCGACCTCCGGATCCACGGGCTGCTCGATCTGGTCGCGGCCCAGCGGAGCGACACGCACGAGCTCAACACGCTCACCCGCGGCGATTCGCCGTACGACCCGTACGGACTCCGCCTGTTCCTCGACGCGAACGTGAACGAGCGCGTCGACATCTTCGGGCAGGTGGTCCTGCGCGACGGCGCGACTCCCTACGTGGACGGCGCCTACGTCCTCTTCACGCCGTTCCCCGGGCACGACGCCCATCTCCAGGCGGGGAAGATCCCGTGGCCGATCGGCACCTACGGTCCGCGCACCTACTCGAACAAGAATCCCCTGGTCGCCACGCCGCTCATGTACCAGTACCACACGACCCTCCTGTGGTGGGAGATCCCGCCGACCGCCGACGTGCTGATCGCGAACGCAGGAAACGGCCAGTACGACATCGACTACTTCGGCTACTCGATGGGCATGGGCATGCCCGTGGTGGACGATTCCTATTGGGATGTCGGGATCATCGCCATGGGGAGCGAGGGACTCGTCGAGTACTCGATGGGAGTCACGGCGGGAACGCCCGGCTGGGGCAGCACCGTGAAGGACGAGAACTCCGGCAAGACGATCATGGGCCGGATCGGGCTCGCCCCCGCGCCCGGCCTGCGATTCGGAGTGTCCGGAGCGCTCGGTCCTTATCTGGTCGAGGGGCTGAACGAGCAGCTCCCTTCCGGCGACAACGTGAACAACTTCTACCAGACGCTCGGCATGGTGGACTTCGAGTTCGCCACCGGACACCTGGAGCTGCGCGCCGAAGGTGCGTGGAACACGTGGCAGACCCCGACCGTGGGCGACCTCGAGGTCACGACAGGCTATGTCGAGATGAAGTACTCCCTGCCGTTCGGCGCCTTCGGTGCCGGTCGCCTCGACGGCATGCGCTTCTCCGAGATCGAGGACTCGAGCGGAGAGAAGCACTCCTGGGACTCGAACATCTCGCGCTGGGAGATCGGAGCCGGCTATCGAATCGACCGCAACATCCTCACGAAGCTCGTCTATCAGCACACGAACCTGGAAGGCCGCGAGATCAAGCCGTCTCTCTTCGCGGCGCAGGCTTCCTTCACGTTTTGATCCGTGGCACCCAAGCTCATCGAATCACGACGAACTTCCCGACCTGCCGTCCCAGATCGGTGTCGACCGAATAGAGATAGATCCCGCTCACGATCTTCTGGCCGTTTCGCGAGATCAGATTCCACGGGACCGAACCCTCGCCCGCTAGGACCGGATCCTTCCCGTACTGCATGTCGGGAGCCGCCGTGCCGTCGAACGGCAGGTCGATCACGAGATCGCCGGCGAGCGTGTACACGTGGATCGTCCCTCTCGTTGCCGGCAGATTCGTAAAGAGGACCTTGGTCCCGGAGGGATCCTCGTCACGAGGCACGAGGTCCCATTCCGCGTTCGCCTTGTAGGGATTCGGAACGACGTACACGTCCTCGTGCGTCGGCTGCGCGTCTCCGCGCGGAAACACGACCTGCGCGTTGGTGGCGCTGGGATTCCCGCTCAGCACCACGTCCGTGGACGCCGTCTCCCCCGGAACGATCGACACGGGGACGATCGAGTAGAAGTAGGGAAATCCGTTCAGGACGTTCGTGTCCACGAAGCTGTACCGTCCGACCGCGTGAACGGTATCGATCTCGGTGGTCCACTTCGTCGAGTCGTTCGTCGCCTGTCTCGCGACGGGATCCCAGCGCACCTGAACCTGGCTCGTCGAGATGATCGGAGCAGCAGGATCGATCAGCTCGCCGAGGTTTCGCGCCGGCGATCCCTTGGGGTCCTTTCGCCACTCTCCGAGAAGGATCCAGAGATCACGTGAGGGGGCGTTCGTCCCTTCCGGACGGCTCCATCCCGCGGCCTTGTAGATGCGATATCCGACGAACTCCTTGAGATTTCCCCGCTGTGCGTCGCGAATCCGCTCCGCGAAATCGTTCCACTTGAGCGTGACCTTGCTGTCCCCCGGGAAGAACCACGCGGACACCCGGAGCGAGTCCTGGGACGTGGCGTAGTTCGGCAGGAAGTCCCTCGGCTCCGCCCGGCCGTTCGTGCCCGAGAAGAAGGGCGCGGGGAGGGGCGCCGCCGCCACCCAGTTGATCGAGCGCTCCCGGCCGCCGAGGCCCGTGTTCACGTCGCAGTCGAGGTCCACGTAGACGCACTCGGGAGATGCGACCAGGACGTCCGTCGTGTCCTCCGACGCGCAATGGTCCGGCCGGTCAGGGCAGACGTACGTTCCATCCTGCTGGTTCTCGCACGAGGTGTTCGGATCCCACTCGGGATACTGCGGGAAGCCCTCGGACGCGGGGTCCGCGTGGAACCGTGCCTTGCACGCGTCCGGGACACGGTACGTGAACGCACGCCCGCCGCTCGTGTTCCGAAGGCACGATTCCTTGCCGCAGACTCCCGTCAGCTGATCGTTGTCCAGATCCGCGTAGAGCCCGTCGAACACCTGCTGGGCTGCCTTCGCGTTCGCGATCAGGGTTCCCGGCTGCTCGTTTCCCGCGTGGCGTCCCAGTCCGAGCCCGGCCACCCAGGCCACCGACACCGTCAGCGTGGAATCCGGAAGGATCTGGCTGAAGGGACCCGTGGCCATGATGAACCGATAGTCGAGCGGCCGTGAAGACTGAGTATTGCCGGTGAAGGACCCGCTGTTCGGATTGAGTCTCGGATCGGACATGAGCTGGTACCGCTGGGCATCGTTCTCCGGATCGCCTCCCGCTTCGAACGACGCCTCTCCCGCGAAGAATTTGAACGCGGTGATGCCGACGCGCTGGGGCGCGCTGACGCCGGAGGGATCGACGGTGTGGTTCAGGAACATGCATCCGAAGTAGCCAGGCACGTCCCCTCCCTGGTTATCCTGGGGGCGGTTCGGGTCATCCGGATTGTCGTACGCGTACGCCATCTGGATCCGACGATTGGCCGGCTCCCCGGAAGCGCCGACATACGTCACGGTCGAGTCGAAGAGGGCGCACTGGTCGTCTCGGAAGTAGAGATCGACCGCGCGGCTTCCCACGTCGGGGTCCGCGAAGATCGCCACGTACACGTTGCGGATCGAGCGGCCGCTCAGGTTCGTGATGTGGTAGTCCATCCCGACGAAGTCGCTCTGCCCCGGCGTCGACCATGCATAGCTCGTCTGGCGCACGCGAACGCCGAGCGGGACGTGCTCGGGGTTGAGCTGGCGAATGGTGGGCAGATCGTCCCGATACTCGGTCGCGAACATCTGCTGTCCGATCGCGCTGTAGTCCTCGTCGCACAGCCCGTCGAGATCGTCGTCGAGCCCGTTCAGGAAGTCCTCGTTCACCTGGCCGTCGCCGTCGTCGTCCGGATCGAGGCTCGACGAGATGACCCGGTTGCCTCCGGGGATTCCCTCGTAGGCCTCGCGGATGTCGGCGACCTGGTCCGCCGGCAGGTTGACGCAGATGTCCTGGGGATCCATCTCGGGGGAGAACTCGATGTCGAACGCGGCGGTCGTCACGTGCGGGATCCCGCTCGCGTCGATGGCGCCGATCCAGAGTCCCGCCGCGAAGAGGTGGTCGTGGCCGGATCCGGGCGGATACTCGGCCGAGGGAACGGTGGTGAGGGCGGGGTTGGCGGTGTTCCCGGTCTGTCCGATGTTCGTGAGCTGGAGCTGCAGCCTGCCCACGTTGTGCACGAATCTCCCGTCCCGACGGACGGTCAGGCGCTGCTGGCTCTTGTCATGGCTGCCCGATGTGTTGGGCCGCTCGTCATACGCGGACGCCGTTCCCGTGACCAGAACGGCGGTTGCCGCGAGGATGCGCGCGACGGTAGCCGGCGGCATGCCGGCGCGTCGCAGACCCTTGTTCCACATGACGGCTCCCCTCGATCCGGCGAGCGAGCAAGGTGAGGGTTCGAGATGCTCGATGGCGGCATGAACCAACGAGCTCGGGGGGGCGGATGGCGGGGACCGTCCAGTCGCCGCGCGAACTCCCAACCGCGCGGAGTCAGCGAGGCAGTCGCAACGAATCGACGTCCTGAGGGGGGAAACGCCAGAGCGGGGGGGTGAGAAAGAGAGTAGGGTGACCCCCACCAAGCGTCCAGGACGGGGATCTTCCCGGCCTGTGGCCCCCACTCCGCGGAGCTAGACTGCCCGCCATGCCGCTCGCCCCGAACACCAGGCTCGGCACCTACGAGATCCTCGGCCCGCTGGGGACCGGGGGCATGGGAGAAGTCTACCGGGCCAGGGACCTCCGGCTCGGCCGCGAGGTCGCGGTGAAGGTGCTGCCGGCGGAGGTCGCCTCCAGACCGGACCGCCTCGCCCGGTTCGAGCGTGAGGCCAGGACGGTCGCGGGGCTCAACCACCCCAACATCGTCACGCTCTACTCCGTCGAGGAGGAGGACGGGGTGCGTTTCCTCACGATGGAGCTCGTCGTGGGACGACCGCTCTCGAGTCTCGTCGTCCCGGGCGGTCTCCCGGTCGCGCAGATCGTCGACTTCGGGATCGCGATCACCCGTGCGCTCGTCGCCGCGCAGGGAAAGGGAGTGATCCACCGGGACCTCAAACCCGGGAACGTCATGGTGGCGGACGACGGTCGAGTCAAGGTCCTCGACTTCGGACTCGCGAAGGTCGCCGAAGAGGTTGACCCGCCATCAGGTCCGGTGGCGGAGACCACACTCGCGGATCCCCTCACCGTCGAGGGCGCCCTGCTGGGCACGGTCCCGTACATGGCCCCCGAGCAGCTCCGAGGCGATCGGGTCGATGCTCGGTGCGACCTTTTCGCGCTGGGGATCATCCTCTACGAGCTGACGGCGGGACGCCGCCCTTTCGGCGGAAGGACCCACGCGGACGTGACCTCGTCCATTCTTCGCGACTCACCGGAGCCTCTGAGCCTGATTCGACCGGATCTGCCGCGGGGTCTGGAGCGGGTCGTCGAGCATTGCCTGGAGAAGGACCCCGCAAGGCGTCCCGCCTCCGCGCTCGAGCTGGCCGAGACCCTGGCCACGCTCGACCTTGCCCCGGAGCCGGTCCGGACCGACGCGCCGCGACCCGGGACGGCCCCCTCCATCGCCGTGCTCCCGTTCGTGAATCGAAGCCGGGACGAAGAGGACGAGTACTTCTCCGACGGCCTCGCCGACGAGCTCCTGGGCATGCTGGCCGGCATCCCGAATCTGCATGTCGCCGCGCGCACGTCGTCCTTCCAGTTCAAGGGAACACGGGACGATGTCGCGACGATCGGCCGGAAGCTCAGGGTCGCGACGCTGCTCGAGGGAAGCGTCCGGAGGAGCGGAAACCGCGCGCGCATCACGGTGCAGCTCGTGGAGGTCGCGAACGGATATCACATCTGGTCGGAGACGTACGACCGGACGCTGGACGACATCTTCGCGGTGCAGGACGACATCGCGCAGTCGGTCGTGAAGGAATTGCGCGCGGCGCTCCTGGGAGCGGAAGCGGGCTCGAGCGAGCTGGTCCGGGTCCGCGAGGACGTCGCGAACGCGGCGCGCGGGAGAGCCGCCAACCCCGAGGCGCACCGCCTGTACCTGCTGGCGCGGCACTGCATCGATCGCTGGACCCAGGAGGACATGGTCAAGGGGATCGGCCGCCTGAAGGAAGCGCTCGCGCTCGACCCCGACTTCGCCGTTGGGTGGGCCGAGCTGAGCCGTGCCCACACCGTCGAGGCCGCCTGCGGCTGGGCCCCGGTCGCGGAGGGAAACGAGCGAGCCCGGGAGGCGGCCGAGCGGGCGCTCGCGCTGCGACCGGATCTGCCGGACGGATACGTCCGCCTGGGGTGGATCCAGATGACCTATGACTGGGACTGGCCGGCCGCGCTCGCGTCCTTGAAGCGTGCCGAGGAGCTGGCTCCGCAGGACGACCGGGTTCTCCACATGCTCGGAATCCTCGCGCGCAATGTCGGCCGGCTCGAGGACGCGATCGAGCTGGACCACAGGGCGCTCGCGCGGGACCCGCTCAGCTCGGCGACCTACCTCAACCTCGGCTTGAATCTCTACGCCGCGGGACGCGCGGAGGAAGCCGAAGCGGCGTTCCGCCAATCGCTCGAGTTCGCCTCGGAGGGGACCGTCGCGCACGCGGGACTCGCGCTTTCTCTCGCGGCCCAGGGACGGACCCGGGAGGCTCTCACCGAAGCCCGGCGCGAGCCGGAAGAGCTGGTACGGCTCTACGCGCTGGCGATCCTCCACGCCACGTCAGGCGATACCGAGCACGCCGACGAGGCGCTTCGGGACCTGATCCAGCGGCACGCGGAGCACGCTCCGACCCAGATCGCGGAAGTGTGCTCCGTCCGTGGGGAGAAGGACCGGGCCTTCGACTGGCTCGAGCGAGCCCATGCGGAGCGGGACGGCGGGCTCACCGAGATCAAGGCCAGCCCCCACCTTCGCGCGCTGCACGAGGACCCGAGATGGGGGGATTTCCTGCGGCGAATGGGATTCGACGCGTGACTCCACCACTCGCGCCGCGGACCCCCACAAGGGTGTAGGATGGGTTCGAACGCGTTCCCATCGTGGTGCACGAGAATCGGGAGGGATCGAACATGACCGGAACGAGACGACTCACCCGGAACCTCCTCGCCGTGGCGCTCGTCGCCGTGGGGTTCCTGGGCTGCGGGTCCCGCGGCGCGAGCGAGGGCGAGTGGAGAACGAGGTCCGAGAATCCGACCCCGGAGGCGACGGCCGTCTTGGGGAAGGCCGCGGCGGTGACGGTGACCTACTATTACCTCCCCGGCTGAATGATCTGCGCGCGGATGAAGCCCGCCGTGAGCGGGCTCAAGAACGAGTTCCCCGGCAAGGTGACTCCCCACAACGTGGACGCGACGCTGCCGGAAGCAAAGGAGTCGATCCGAGAGCTGGGATTCAAGTCCCACGGGCTCGTGGTCCGGGACCCGAACGGCACGACCCTCTGGAAGCAGCCCGACCACCAGGTACGAATCGAGAGCGTTCGGGCGGCCTTGCACGAGATCCTGGGGACCTGACGCGCTCACTGGCCCGTGCTCCGACGCATCCTGCACATCGACATGGACGCGTTCTACGCCTCGGTCGAGCAGCGCGATCGGCCGGAGCTTCGCGGCCGGCCCGTTGCCGTCGGTGGTTCCCCCGAGTCGCGCGGCGTGGTCGCGGCCGCGAGCTACGAGGCGCGGTCGCACGGGGTTCGGTCCGCGATCCCGATGAGCCGCGCGGTTCGCCTCTGCCCGGATCTCCACATCGTGTCGCCCGACTTCACGAAGTACCGGACGGTCTCGCGGCAGGTCCTGGCGATCCTTCGAGAGGCCACTCCCCTCGTGGAGCCACTCTCGCTGGACGAGGCCTACCTGGACGTCACGCAGAACGCCTGGGGTGAGACGCTCGGCGTCCAGGTGGCGAAGCGTCTGAAGGCCTCGATCCGCGAAGCGACCGGGCTCACGGCATCGGCCGGCGTCGCGCCGAACAAGTTCCTGGCGAAGATCGCCTCGGGATGGCGCAAACCGGACGGACTCACGGTCGTGGCGCCGGAACGCATCGAATCGTTCCTGCAGCAGCTGCCCGTGGATGCCTTGTGGGGCGTGGGTCCCGTGACGGCGGAGCGTCTTCGCGCGCGCGGCATCCACCGGGTCGTCGACATCCGTGCCGCAGATCCCGACGTCTTGCGCGAGGCCGTGGGGAGCTCGACCGAGTGGCTTCAACGCCTGGCGCTCGGCGTGGACGACCGCCGGGTGGAGCCGGACCGTCCGTCGAAGTCCTCGTCCTCGGAGGTAACGTACGCCGAGGATCTGACGGATCCGGGCCGCATCCGGTCGGAGATCGCGACGATGGCTCGCGACAATGCCCTGTGGCTCGTCCGCAAGGGAATCACCGCGCGCACCGTGACCATCAAGGTTCGGTACGCCGACTTCACCACCATCACGCGGAGCCACTCGCAGGAAGCCACGAGCGATCCCGACGGGATCGCATCGCGCGCGGTCGCCTTGCTCGACAGGACCGAGGCGGGCCGGCGCCCCGTGCGGCTGCTCGGCGCGGGTGTCTTCAACCTGCGGCGTCTCGACGAACCCGGAGCCGTCGAGGATCCGCAGCTGCGACTCGAGACCTAGCGGACAACGAATTCGACGGAGTCGGAGGGCTCCATGGAACGGAAGCTCGTCCGGCAGGTACGCGAGGGCGTCTTGTGCGAGTGTTACCGCAGCAGCGTGAGCTTCCGTCTCCCGGTGAAGCCTTCGGCCTCGACGATCATGTAGTAGACCCCGCTCGCCACGGACCTGCCGCGGTCGTCACGTCCATCCCATCGCCTCTCATGCAAGCCGACCGGGAGCGGACCCTTCTCGAGCGTACGCACCAGCGCGCCGCGAGCATCGTGGATCCGCCAGGACACGCGTGACTGCTGCTTCACCTCGAGCCGCAGGGCGACCTCGGGATTGAATGGGTTCGGCGCGCTGGGCAGGAGGCGCCAGGCGGCGGCCACGGGGGAATTCTCGACACCGGTCACGTCCAGGATGGTGATGGTGCCCGTGGACCAGTCTCCGGTCGTGGTTCCTCCGTCCGTGATCCTCACGTACACGTAGTACTTCGCCTGCGGGAGCGAAGCCGGATTGATCACGTAGAAACCCTGTGCCCCCGGCGTGGCCTGCGAGGTGGCGAGAAAGATCTCGTTCCCGTCCAGGGCCGGCGAGGTATTGAGAAACACGTCGACCCACGTCGGATTTCCCTCGGGGTCGCTCGCCGTCCAGGTCGTGGTGT includes these proteins:
- the dinB gene encoding DNA polymerase IV translates to MLRRILHIDMDAFYASVEQRDRPELRGRPVAVGGSPESRGVVAAASYEARSHGVRSAIPMSRAVRLCPDLHIVSPDFTKYRTVSRQVLAILREATPLVEPLSLDEAYLDVTQNAWGETLGVQVAKRLKASIREATGLTASAGVAPNKFLAKIASGWRKPDGLTVVAPERIESFLQQLPVDALWGVGPVTAERLRARGIHRVVDIRAADPDVLREAVGSSTEWLQRLALGVDDRRVEPDRPSKSSSSEVTYAEDLTDPGRIRSEIATMARDNALWLVRKGITARTVTIKVRYADFTTITRSHSQEATSDPDGIASRAVALLDRTEAGRRPVRLLGAGVFNLRRLDEPGAVEDPQLRLET
- a CDS encoding protein kinase; the protein is MPLAPNTRLGTYEILGPLGTGGMGEVYRARDLRLGREVAVKVLPAEVASRPDRLARFEREARTVAGLNHPNIVTLYSVEEEDGVRFLTMELVVGRPLSSLVVPGGLPVAQIVDFGIAITRALVAAQGKGVIHRDLKPGNVMVADDGRVKVLDFGLAKVAEEVDPPSGPVAETTLADPLTVEGALLGTVPYMAPEQLRGDRVDARCDLFALGIILYELTAGRRPFGGRTHADVTSSILRDSPEPLSLIRPDLPRGLERVVEHCLEKDPARRPASALELAETLATLDLAPEPVRTDAPRPGTAPSIAVLPFVNRSRDEEDEYFSDGLADELLGMLAGIPNLHVAARTSSFQFKGTRDDVATIGRKLRVATLLEGSVRRSGNRARITVQLVEVANGYHIWSETYDRTLDDIFAVQDDIAQSVVKELRAALLGAEAGSSELVRVREDVANAARGRAANPEAHRLYLLARHCIDRWTQEDMVKGIGRLKEALALDPDFAVGWAELSRAHTVEAACGWAPVAEGNERAREAAERALALRPDLPDGYVRLGWIQMTYDWDWPAALASLKRAEELAPQDDRVLHMLGILARNVGRLEDAIELDHRALARDPLSSATYLNLGLNLYAAGRAEEAEAAFRQSLEFASEGTVAHAGLALSLAAQGRTREALTEARREPEELVRLYALAILHATSGDTEHADEALRDLIQRHAEHAPTQIAEVCSVRGEKDRAFDWLERAHAERDGGLTEIKASPHLRALHEDPRWGDFLRRMGFDA
- a CDS encoding MBL fold metallo-hydrolase, which codes for MKSVLLACCALLATFHTTSAAAQSSPSVPPGSARSVTTAERSASEIAKGVYVIRHRDSPDTNPQGNTTVIVGDREALVVDSGYLPSSTREDIAQIRRWTALPVRYLVNTHWHPDHVRGNALYADAFPGLAIIAHTSTPELEEAYDVPNRERYGKRLASMEDQLRRGVGTDGKKLGDEARRTLTRQVEARRAVLQEFGSYVPRYANVTVPGEVTIDLGGRSVRLWHPGRGHSSGDLVLYLPRERILVAGDLVASPVPYFFAGYPYEQIPVLEELAAMDVDVLVPGHGEVMRDKAYLRRTIDLMRDVRDQVVAAVRRMGSLSAKLEDVRKTVSLGAYEAEFAGADEESREFFRESMDGLVRLLFEQIPK